Proteins from one Triticum aestivum cultivar Chinese Spring chromosome 7A, IWGSC CS RefSeq v2.1, whole genome shotgun sequence genomic window:
- the LOC123147466 gene encoding probable UDP-arabinose 4-epimerase 3 isoform X1: MVPVNRRGTQPRAGMEYFDARRKPHNIGKVVVALLFVALCIFVLKQSPGFGGNSVFSRHEPGVTHVLVTGGAGYIGSHASLQLLKDNYRVTIVDNLSRGNKGAVKVLQELFPEPGRLQFIYADLGDQKSVNKIFSENAFDAVMHFAAVAYVGESTMEPLRYYHNITSNTLLILEAMASHGVKTLIYSSTCATYGEPEKMPIIETTPQLPINPYGKAKKMAEDIILDFSKRTDMAVMILRYFNVIGSDPEGRLGEAPRPELREHGRISGACFDAALGVISGLKVKGIDYPTADGTCIRDYIDVTDLVDAHVKALNKAEPSKVGIYNVGTGRGRSVKEFVDACKQATRVDIKIEYLSRRPGDYAEVFSDPTKINSELNWTAQHTDLKESLSVAWKWQKSHPRGYGAN, from the exons ATGGTCCCTGTAAACAGGAGGGGAACACAGCCTAGGGCTG GGATGGAGTACTTTGATGCTAGGCGTAAACCACATAATATTGGGAAAGTCGTTGTGGCCCTGCTCTTCGTAGCACTCTGTATATTTGTTCTGAAGCAATCTCCTGGTTTTGGTGGCAATAGTGTG TTTTCTCGTCATGAACCTGGGGTTACCCATGTCTTAGTGACAGGAGGAGCTGGCTATATTGGTTCACATGCCTCATTACAGCTATTAAAAGACAACTATCGAGTTACCATTGTG GACAATCTTTCTAGAGGAAATAAAGGAGCAGTAAAGGTTCTCCAAGAATTATTTCCGGAGCCTGGGAGACTTCAATTCATCTATGCAGATCTTGGGGATCAAAAATCT GTCAACAAGATATTTTCTGAAAATGCATTTGATGCTGTGATGCACTTTGCGGCTGTTGCCTATGTGGGTGAGAGTACAATGGAACCCCTTAG GTATTATCACAATATTACATCAAACACCTTACTGATTTTGGAGGCTATGGCTTCTCATGGAGTCAAGACACTTATTTACTCTAGTACCTGTGCAACTTATGGAGAACCAGAGAAGATGCCTATAATAGAAACCACACCTCAG TTGCCAATTAACCCCTATGGAAAAGCCAAGAAAATGGCAGAGGACATCATACTAGATTTCTCAAAGAGAACAGATATGGCTGTCATGATTTTAAG ATATTTCAATGTCATTGGATCAGACCCGGAGGGAAGATTAGGTGAGGCTCCTAGGCCTGAACTACGAGAGCATGGAAGAATATCTGGAGCATGCTTTGATGCAGCATTAGGAGTCATTTCAGGATTGAAG GTTAAAGGGATAGATTATCCTACAGCTGATGGAACCTGCATACGAGACTACATTGATGTCACAGATCTTGTAGATGCTCATGTGAAAGCACTCAACAAGGCAGAGCCTAGTAAAGTTGGCATTTATAATGTTGGCACTGGAAGAG GCCGTTCCGTTAAGGAGTTTGTCGATGCCTGCAAGCAGGCAACTAGGGTTGACATCAAAATTGAGTACCTCAGCAGGAGGCCAGGAGACTATGCTGAAGTATTCAGTGACCCCACCAAGATCAACAGTGAGCTCAACTGGACTGCTCAACACACCGATCTGAAGGAAAGCCTGTCTGTCGCGTGGAAGTGGCAAAAGTCGCATCCGCGGGGCTATGGGGCAAACTAG
- the LOC123147466 gene encoding probable UDP-arabinose 4-epimerase 3 isoform X2, whose amino-acid sequence MEYFDARRKPHNIGKVVVALLFVALCIFVLKQSPGFGGNSVFSRHEPGVTHVLVTGGAGYIGSHASLQLLKDNYRVTIVDNLSRGNKGAVKVLQELFPEPGRLQFIYADLGDQKSVNKIFSENAFDAVMHFAAVAYVGESTMEPLRYYHNITSNTLLILEAMASHGVKTLIYSSTCATYGEPEKMPIIETTPQLPINPYGKAKKMAEDIILDFSKRTDMAVMILRYFNVIGSDPEGRLGEAPRPELREHGRISGACFDAALGVISGLKVKGIDYPTADGTCIRDYIDVTDLVDAHVKALNKAEPSKVGIYNVGTGRGRSVKEFVDACKQATRVDIKIEYLSRRPGDYAEVFSDPTKINSELNWTAQHTDLKESLSVAWKWQKSHPRGYGAN is encoded by the exons ATGGAGTACTTTGATGCTAGGCGTAAACCACATAATATTGGGAAAGTCGTTGTGGCCCTGCTCTTCGTAGCACTCTGTATATTTGTTCTGAAGCAATCTCCTGGTTTTGGTGGCAATAGTGTG TTTTCTCGTCATGAACCTGGGGTTACCCATGTCTTAGTGACAGGAGGAGCTGGCTATATTGGTTCACATGCCTCATTACAGCTATTAAAAGACAACTATCGAGTTACCATTGTG GACAATCTTTCTAGAGGAAATAAAGGAGCAGTAAAGGTTCTCCAAGAATTATTTCCGGAGCCTGGGAGACTTCAATTCATCTATGCAGATCTTGGGGATCAAAAATCT GTCAACAAGATATTTTCTGAAAATGCATTTGATGCTGTGATGCACTTTGCGGCTGTTGCCTATGTGGGTGAGAGTACAATGGAACCCCTTAG GTATTATCACAATATTACATCAAACACCTTACTGATTTTGGAGGCTATGGCTTCTCATGGAGTCAAGACACTTATTTACTCTAGTACCTGTGCAACTTATGGAGAACCAGAGAAGATGCCTATAATAGAAACCACACCTCAG TTGCCAATTAACCCCTATGGAAAAGCCAAGAAAATGGCAGAGGACATCATACTAGATTTCTCAAAGAGAACAGATATGGCTGTCATGATTTTAAG ATATTTCAATGTCATTGGATCAGACCCGGAGGGAAGATTAGGTGAGGCTCCTAGGCCTGAACTACGAGAGCATGGAAGAATATCTGGAGCATGCTTTGATGCAGCATTAGGAGTCATTTCAGGATTGAAG GTTAAAGGGATAGATTATCCTACAGCTGATGGAACCTGCATACGAGACTACATTGATGTCACAGATCTTGTAGATGCTCATGTGAAAGCACTCAACAAGGCAGAGCCTAGTAAAGTTGGCATTTATAATGTTGGCACTGGAAGAG GCCGTTCCGTTAAGGAGTTTGTCGATGCCTGCAAGCAGGCAACTAGGGTTGACATCAAAATTGAGTACCTCAGCAGGAGGCCAGGAGACTATGCTGAAGTATTCAGTGACCCCACCAAGATCAACAGTGAGCTCAACTGGACTGCTCAACACACCGATCTGAAGGAAAGCCTGTCTGTCGCGTGGAAGTGGCAAAAGTCGCATCCGCGGGGCTATGGGGCAAACTAG